Proteins encoded together in one Anopheles darlingi chromosome 3, idAnoDarlMG_H_01, whole genome shotgun sequence window:
- the LOC125956455 gene encoding glutathione S-transferase isoform X2, giving the protein MPDYKVYYFNVKALGEPLRFLLSYGNLPFDDVRITREEWPALKPTMPMGQMPVLEVDGKRVHQSLAMCRYVAKQINLAGDNPLEALQIDAIVDTINDFRLKIAIVAYEPDDIVKEKKLITLNSEVIPFYLTKLNVIAKENNGHLVLGKPTWADVYFAGILDYLNYLTKTNLLENFPNLQEVVNKVLDHENVKAYIAKRPITEV; this is encoded by the exons ATGCCGGACTACAAGGTATACTACTTCAACGTGAAAGCCTTGGGTGAGCCGCTGCGTTTCCTGCTGTCGTACGGCAATCTTCCCTTCGATGATGTGAGGATCACCCGCGAAGAATGGCCAGCACTCAAACCGA CAATGCCGATGGGCCAGATGCCGGTGTTGGAGGTCGACGGTAAGCGTGTTCACCAATCGCTTGCCATGTGTCGCTATGTGGCCAAGCAGATCAATCTGGCCGGAGACAATCCGCTAGAGGCGCTGCAAATCGATGCGATCGTTGATACGATCAATGACTTCCGTCTAA AAATTGCCATCGTTGCCTACGAGCCGGATGATATTGTTAAGGAGAAGAAGCTCATCACGCTCAACAGCGAGGTGATTCCGTTCTATCTGACCAAACTGAACGTTATCGCCAAGGAGAACAATGGCCATCTGGTGCTCGGTAAGCCCACGTGGGCCGATGTCTACTTTGCCGGCATCCTGGACTATCTGAACTATCTGACCAAGACGAACTTGCTGGAGAACTTCCCGAACCTGCAGGAGGTGGTAAACAAGGTGCTGGACCATGAGAACGTTAAGGCGTACATTGCCAAGAGACCGATCACCGAGGTCTAG
- the LOC125956449 gene encoding probable cytosolic iron-sulfur protein assembly protein Ciao1, which translates to MGKLTIHQSLTGHVGRVWSAAWHPTGTLFASCGEDKTIRIWTKTGDGWSAQAVLAEGHSRTIRDVAWSHCGQYLASASFDTTVAIWDKKTGEFECNATLEGHDNEVKSVTWSRNGNLLATCSRDKSVWIWEIHNYLDQEDEYECVAVLNAHTQDVKKVSWHPTQDVLASASYDNTIRLYKQDPADNEWGPGAELESHASTVWSISWDSTGKRLASCSEDGTVKIWQEFDPNNSLGIACPEGESVWKCVCTLAGYHPRSVYDVDWCKKTGLLATACGDNRVRVFKEVPPSAAEADQQPTFELVVTSEAHSQDANKVAWNPVVAGMLLSASDDGDIILWQYEDDLGIPECR; encoded by the exons ATGGGAAAGCTGACGATTCATCAATCGCTTACCGGTCACGTTGGCCGCGTGTGGAGTGCTGCCTGGCATCCGACTGGAACGCTGTTCGCTTCCTGTGGTGAGGACAAAACGATACGCATCTGGACCAAGACCGGCGATGGATGGAGCGCGCAAGCAGTGCTGGCCGAGGGTCACTCCCGGACGATACGAGATGTCGCCTGGTCACACTGCGGTCAGTATCTAGCGTCGGCCAGCTTTGATACCACCGTGGCCATTTGGGACAAAAAGACAG GCGAATTCGAGTGCAATGCCACGCTCGAAGGGCACGACAATGAGGTGAAGAGTGTCACCTGGTCCCGGAACGGTAATCTGCTGGCCACCTGTAGCCGTGATAAATCGGTCTGGATTTGGGAGATACACAACTACCTTGACCAGGAGGATGAGTACGAGTGTGTGGCCGTCCTGAACGCGCACACCCAGGATGTGAAGAAAGTGAGCTGGCACCCGACCCAGGATGTGCTGGCATCCGCAAGCTACGACAACACGATTCGACTGTATAAGCAGGACCCGGCTGATAACGAGTGGGGACCGGGTGCGGAGCTCGAGTCTCACGCTTCGACCGTTTGGAGTATTTCGTGGGACAGTACCGGTAAACGGTTGGCATCGTGCAGCGAAGATGGTACGGTGAAGATTTGGCAAGAGTTTGACCCGAACAACAGTCTCGGAATTGCCTGCCCGGAAGGGGAATCGGTGTGGAAGTGCGTCTGTACACTGGCCGGATACCATCCGCGCAGTGTCTACGATGTGGATTGGTGCAAAAAGACGGGCCTACTGGCCACCGCTTGTGGTGACAATAGGGTGCGTGTTTTTAAGGAAGTGCCACCATCGGCGGCGGAAGCGGATCAGCAACCGACCTTTGAGCTGGTGGTGACGAGTGAAGCTCACAGCCAGGATGCGAACAAAGTGGCGTGGAATCCGGTCGTGGCAGGGATGCTACTGTCGGCCAGTGACGACGGTGATATAATTTTGTGGCAGTACGAAGACGACCTAGGGATACCGGAGTGTCGCTGA
- the LOC125956464 gene encoding CD151 antigen has protein sequence MKLSKVFNHKFVLGSCNLIFMLCGIVLLSTGFYLFTDSPRILLSRLLISATDQHRTPLSELEQPLFHYVAFGLTSAGLVAIIASLLGCWATCMNTYCVLTMYFLIILSLLIAEFGVCLMITAWPQCLGLNLNETAMVKALQGSYGVPGHEQFTAAMDLAQTIFECCAINTSINYDTSLWKLQSLGKKELTVPITCCKLQNRYEFSAYLDPIPVNATLCQALQVNDYEKSRHLDGCLHKIEVWYREQYFLFLCAGLIVAVVEFCVLLSIILSCTKLPRKNHLPKPAPVRPHTLPPLPMAGLPSHRRIVRDNIYEHDLPTPIPVPTLRETYIQAPKEYAKHRQDIPTNFNANSHYYQISKSYLV, from the exons ATGAAGCTGAGCAAAGTGTTCAATCACAAGTTTGTGCTAGGCAGCTGTAACCTAATCTTTATG TTATGCGGAATAGTATTACTTTCAACCGGATTCTACCTTTTCACCGATTCACCGAGAATTCTGCTTTCCCGGCTGCTTATATCCGCCACCGATCAACATAGAACACCGCTGTCCGAACTGGAGCAACCGCTTTTCCACTACGTTGCCTTTGGTCTTACATCTGCCGGCTTAGTGGCCATCATTGCGTCACTTCTAGGATGCTGGGCGACATGCATGAACACTTACTGCGTTCTGACGATG TACTTTTTGATCATTCTTTCCCTCCTGATCGCGGAGTTTGGCGTTTGTCTAATGATTACCGCGTGGCCACAGTGCCTCGGGCTGAACCTGAACGAAACGGCTATGGTGAAAGCGCTGCAAGGAAGCTACGGTGTTCCCGGCCATGAGCAGTTCACGGCTGCCATGGATCTGGCTCAAACCATCTTCGAATGCTGTGCCATCAATACGAGCATCAATTACGATACGTCCCTGTGGAAGCTGCAAAGTCTGGGTAAGAAGGAGCTCACCGTCCCGATCACTTGCTGTAAGCTGCAGAATCGTTATGAATTTTCCGCCTACCTTGATCCAATTCCGGTCAATGCTACGCTATGCCAGGCACTGCAAGTGAACGATTACGAGAAAAGCCGACATCTAGAC GGTTGCCTTCACAAGATCGAGGTATGGTATCGTGAGCAATACTTTCTGTTCCTGTGTGCCGGTTTGATTGTTGCGGTGGTAGAGTTTTGTGTGTTACTTAGCATTATCCTTAGCTGCACAAAGTTGCCACGCAAGAATCACCTGCCGAAGCCTGCTCCGGTCCGGCCTCACACgttgccaccactaccaatgGCAGGGCTACCGTCGCATCGGAGGATCGTTCGGGACAATATCTATGAACACGACCTGCCTACTCCGATCCCGGTGCCCACACTTCGCGAAACATACATACAAGCGCCGAAGGAGTACGCGAAACATCGACAGGATATTCCAACGAATTTTAACGCAAATTCCCACTACTATCAGATCTCTAAAAGTTACTTAGTTTAG
- the LOC125956456 gene encoding transcription factor MafK isoform X1 → MPQEIKRERKTTQSMMRSKSIHWNEAPLSPCPIPDISDDELVSITVRDLNRTLKMRGLTREEIVRMKQRRRTLKNRGYAASCRIKRIEQKDELETEKSQEWRDMEAMHDETGRLQEEVDSLRNKYEALRKFAISKKIPLPPELDVL, encoded by the exons ATGCCGCAGGAAATCAAACGAGAACGCAAAACTACGCAG TCAATGATGCGCTCGAAATCAATCCACTGGAATGAA gCACCACTGTCACCGTGCCCAATACCGGACATCAGTGACGATGAGCTAGTATCGATCACGGTGCGTGACCTCAACCGCACCCTAAAGATGCGAGGACTAACACGTGAGGAAATCGTGCGCATGAAACAGCGCCGAAGGACGCTCAAGAATCGAGGCTACGCCGCCAGCTGTCGCATCAAGCGAATCGAGCAAAAGGATGagctggaaacggaaaagtcGCAGGAATGGCGTGACATGGAAGCGATGCACGACGAAACGGGCCGGttgcaggaggaggtggattCGCTCCGCAATAAGTATGAAGCGTTACGGAAATTTGCCATTTCCAAAAAGATCCCCCTGCCACCGGAGCTGGATGTGCTGTAA
- the LOC125956456 gene encoding transcription factor MafK isoform X2, producing the protein MPQEIKRERKTTQAPLSPCPIPDISDDELVSITVRDLNRTLKMRGLTREEIVRMKQRRRTLKNRGYAASCRIKRIEQKDELETEKSQEWRDMEAMHDETGRLQEEVDSLRNKYEALRKFAISKKIPLPPELDVL; encoded by the exons ATGCCGCAGGAAATCAAACGAGAACGCAAAACTACGCAG gCACCACTGTCACCGTGCCCAATACCGGACATCAGTGACGATGAGCTAGTATCGATCACGGTGCGTGACCTCAACCGCACCCTAAAGATGCGAGGACTAACACGTGAGGAAATCGTGCGCATGAAACAGCGCCGAAGGACGCTCAAGAATCGAGGCTACGCCGCCAGCTGTCGCATCAAGCGAATCGAGCAAAAGGATGagctggaaacggaaaagtcGCAGGAATGGCGTGACATGGAAGCGATGCACGACGAAACGGGCCGGttgcaggaggaggtggattCGCTCCGCAATAAGTATGAAGCGTTACGGAAATTTGCCATTTCCAAAAAGATCCCCCTGCCACCGGAGCTGGATGTGCTGTAA
- the LOC125956455 gene encoding glutathione S-transferase isoform X3 has product MPDYKVYYFNVKALGEPLRFLLSYGNLPFDDVRITREEWPALKPTMPMGQMPVLEVDGKKVHQSVAMSRYLAKQVGLAGADDWENLMIDTVVDTVNDFRLKIAIVAYEPDDIVKEKKLITLNSEVIPFYLTKLNVIAKENNGHLVLGKPTWADVYFAGILDYLNYLTKTNLLENFPNLQEVVNKVLDHENVKAYIAKRPITEV; this is encoded by the exons ATGCCGGACTACAAGGTATACTACTTCAACGTGAAAGCCTTGGGTGAGCCGCTGCGTTTCCTGCTGTCGTACGGCAATCTTCCCTTCGATGATGTGAGGATCACCCGCGAAGAATGGCCAGCACTCAAACCGA CCATGCCGATGGGACAGATGCCGGTGCTCGAggttgatggcaaaaaagtcCACCAGTCGGTCGCTATGTCCCGCTACCTGGCCAAACAGGTCGGTCTGGCTGGTGCCGACGACTGGGAGAACTTGATGATCGACACCGTGGTCGATACCGTTAACGATTTCCGTCTAA AAATTGCCATCGTTGCCTACGAGCCGGATGATATTGTTAAGGAGAAGAAGCTCATCACGCTCAACAGCGAGGTGATTCCGTTCTATCTGACCAAACTGAACGTTATCGCCAAGGAGAACAATGGCCATCTGGTGCTCGGTAAGCCCACGTGGGCCGATGTCTACTTTGCCGGCATCCTGGACTATCTGAACTATCTGACCAAGACGAACTTGCTGGAGAACTTCCCGAACCTGCAGGAGGTGGTAAACAAGGTGCTGGACCATGAGAACGTTAAGGCGTACATTGCCAAGAGACCGATCACCGAGGTCTAG
- the LOC125956455 gene encoding glutathione S-transferase isoform X1 encodes MPDYKVYYFNVKALGEPLRFLLSYGNLPFDDVRITREEWPALKPTMPMGQMPVLEVDGKKVHQSVAMSRYLAKQVGLAGADDWENLMIDTVVDTVNDFRLKIAVVSYEPDDEIKEKKLVTLNNEVIPFYLEKLDDIARENGGYLANSKLSWADVYFTAILDYLNYMTKTDLVANSPNLAKVVDNVTSIESIRNWIDKRPKTDI; translated from the exons ATGCCGGACTACAAGGTATACTACTTCAACGTGAAAGCCTTGGGTGAGCCGCTGCGTTTCCTGCTGTCGTACGGCAATCTTCCCTTCGATGATGTGAGGATCACCCGCGAAGAATGGCCAGCACTCAAACCGA CCATGCCGATGGGACAGATGCCGGTGCTCGAggttgatggcaaaaaagtcCACCAGTCGGTCGCTATGTCCCGCTACCTGGCCAAACAGGTCGGTCTGGCTGGTGCCGACGACTGGGAGAACTTGATGATCGACACCGTGGTCGATACCGTTAACGATTTCCGTCTAA AAATTGCCGTCGTCTCGTACGAACCCGACGATGAAATCAAGGAAAAGAAGTTGGTTACGTTGAACAACGAGGTCATTCCATTCTATCTGGAGAAGCTGGACGATATCGCCCGCGAAAACGGTGGATACCTGGCCAATTCCAAA TTGAGCTGGGCCGACGTTTACTTCACCGCTATCCTGGACTATCTGAACTACATGACCAAGACCGATCTGGTTGCCAATTCACCGAACCTGGCGAAGGTGGTTGACAACGTCACGTCGATCGAATCCATTCGCAACTGGATCGACAAACGACCAAAGACGGATATCTAA
- the LOC125956450 gene encoding enoyl-CoA hydratase domain-containing protein 3, mitochondrial, with protein MLSTTTRPFRMLCQLGVGTGRRALSTFTHQDGVGTVLLDNEKTRNSLSLNMMNSILRNIAENQNNPELRCIVLTAKGRVFSAGHNLKELTPEQGSEAHLQVFRKCSELIDAIRSAPIPIIAKVDGLAAAAGCQLVASCDIAVCSDTSSFSTPGASFGIFCSTPGVAVVRAVPRMKAAYMLLTGLPIDAKEALDAGLVSKVVPQDRLDDEVSKICNAIASKSRPVIELGKRFFYEQLPLDVKTAYARGEQVMVDNLATKDGCEGIRSFVEKRKPKWSHEG; from the exons ATGCTGTCCACCACTACCAGACCTTTT CGGATGCTATGCCAACTTGGTGTAGGGACCGGCAGAAGGGCATTATCGACCTTTACCCACCAGGACGGAGTCGgtacggtgctgctggatAATGAAAAAACACGGAACTCGCTCTCGCTCAACATGATGAACAGCATTCTGAGGAACATCGCAGAGAACCAAAATAACCCGGAACTCCGATGCATCGTGCTAACGGCCAAGGGTCGTGTCTTTTCCGCGGGTCACAATCTCAAAGAGCTTACGCCGGAACAAGGATCGGAGGCTCATTTGCAAGTGTTTCGCAAGTGCTCGGAACTGATCGATGCGATACGTTCAGCACCCATTCCGATCATTGCCAAGGTGGACGGTTTAGCAGCGGCTGCCGGTTGCCAGCTAGTGGCCTCCTGTGATATCGCCGTCTGCAGTGATACTAGCAGCTTCTCTACACCAGG GGCAAGTTTTGGCATATTCTGTTCCACACCGGGCGTTGCCGTAGTACGGGCCGTCCCTCGGATGAAGGCTGCTTACATGCTGCTAACCGGACTTCCGATCGATGCCAAGGAAGCTCTCGATGCCGGTCTGGTTAGCAAGGTGGTTCCGCAGGATCGTTTGGATGACGAAGTGAGCAAAATCTGCAATGCGATCGCCTCCAAGAGTCGGCCAGTCATCGAGCTTGGTAAACGGTTTTTCTACGAACAGTTGCCGCTGGACGTTAAAACGGCGTACGCTCGTGGAGAGCAGGTAATGGTCGATAATCTGGCCACAAAGGATGGCTGTGAAGGGATAAGAAGTTTTGTAGAAAAGCGTAAACCCAAGTGGTCCCACGAAGGCTAG
- the LOC125956446 gene encoding elongator complex protein 4 — protein MSGFIKRRRGITIKGARLSLHSGQSIVSSGNPSLDHIFGGGFPVGSIIGLEEDKYGNYARVLAKYFLAEGLVNDHALLLASLEEDPEQLMRKLPTPVEEKSRSSKSVPPPSADGMRIAFRYNQLTPVDSEQKSSQTLGHYFDLTKAIDPTTLIGKDITYWSGGEVAMEQEEQSTTSGPFESSHFASLLSCIHRKAREQQFTQTASEDTNKNVLRICLHSVGSPVWYDRGFSKDFVHFLTVLKAIVRNTLSVCFITMPYHLFHHLEDSYLCAKLTNLCDYSFGLEAFVGQAEEQANPLFKEYHGLLNIGKITALNSLAPFTPETRDLAFKLKRSKFVIEKLHLPPDLAAEDGQSSTIVPTMSCSGGGVKSKLDF, from the exons ATGTCCGGGTTTATTAAACGCCGCCGTGGTATTACCATAAAAGGTGCCCGACTGTCTCTTCACAGTGGCCAATCAATTGTTTCTTCCGGAAATCCGTCTTTGGATCACATCTTTGGTGGCGGGTTTCCGGTCGGCTCAATCATCGGCTTAG AAGAAGATAAGTATGGAAATTACGCACGAGTGTTGGCCAAATACTTCCTGGCGGAAGGGTTGGTCAACGATCACGCCTTGCTGTTGGCTTCTCTCGAGGAAGATCCAGAACAGCTG ATGCGAAAGCTTCCCACACCAGTCGAAGAGAAAAGCCGATCATCTAAATccgtgccaccaccatcggccgaTGGTATGCGAATCGCATTCCGCTACAATCAGCTAACACCGGTGGATTCGGAACAGAAATCCTCACAAACATTAGGTCACTATTTCGACCTAACGAAAGCCATTGACCCAACGACACTGATCGGGAAAGATATCACTTACTGGAGTGGCGGTGAAGTGGCAATGGAGCAAGAGGAGCAAAGCACCACTAGTGGCCCATTCGAAAGTTCCCACTTTGCCTCGCTACTGTCCTGCATCCACCGTAAAGCGCGTGAGCAACAGTTTACCCAGACTGCTTCGGAGGACACTAACAAGAATGTGTTGCGAATATGCCTACATTCCGTCGGATCGCCGGTGTGGTACGATCGCGGATTCTCTAAAGATTTCGTACACTTTCTGACCGTTCTGAAGGCGATTGTGCGAAACACGCTTTCGGTGTGCTTCATTACCATGCCGTACCATCTTTTCCACCATCTAGAGGACAGTTATCTTTGTGCCAAGTTAACGAATCTTTGCGATTATTCTTTCGGTCTGGAGGCCTTCGTCGGGCAGGCGGAAGAGCAAGCGAATCCGCTATTCAAAGAGTATCATGGGCTGTTGAATATCGGGAAAATTACGGCCCTAAACTCTTTGGCCCCCTTTACACCGGAAACACGAGACTTGGCGTTCAAGTTAAAGCGCAGTAAGTTTGTGATCGAAAAATTACACCTTCCCCCCGATCTGGCAGCCGAAGATGGCCAAAGCTCTACCATTGTGCCTACGATGAGTTGCTCCGGTGGTGGAGTCAAGAGTAAGCTGGACTTTTGA
- the LOC125956430 gene encoding uncharacterized protein LOC125956430, producing MSASEGHWEPLAEIYLSHPSVKNKKKCIYCLCSRVFIKNYYDVYVSTLERGDSVPQITSMETPTAAIDEQASNGPSPSAVPQPSETSGECERPKGPGASGDEPLDVLDRAEVDDVFIEQPLVKQLSFGRDGSRKMPAKWGEREPSSGTVSDVSCYFSASASHSDTNYCSTDEHEHVFYASGAAASLVTAHPVGIGSASSTAIASSSALHSSDSGADLSERHHTERKYSLKDQLLEANRTNHEADGDRLREKAAGTGSSGSFAPVERNNSLPEAFGREDLHDAWETYWSKHGEAIIWASWIEKYSDYINPQYLEPTTDQEGQATGTNTPHDRSEATPGTATEADRDFSFDHDAAANASGTEIVVSACSPHPYNKSTYQMAAWPTGGSGAGGGSGIDSELLWSTHRAGSVENDTLLSPRCDSVTSSIPLTIGTTDSMTNVTRMTISSYDFCSSKVSSESSRLSGSLGSSDVSTSSESSNSSELLETEYLVGAGDAAGEGEGDGEGGAIVVPPPDEEAAMDGEQYWQILWQQHFQELYAKQYHRFMAEHANDDPAAPPALLSSTTTVPAATHGECSTKHHKRKRSSNGAGGSGAEKLPEMVAGLTLAKEANNDAEGEPMDGGEDEKNEQKSDCALVAEDLSASLAAYGLPTTFGKQTAPTGGGDRPPNDKPITLKRSHESDTEETPKERLKAAFELMGYAFSDPANDTESIINISGEVVYRKKHIRLHNRVLKMKHYAPQRHTYFDDDGNEVVVAGNGDKSDPAAPEALLHSSSDDEPANLGNVAARTQNVRSSTILDLNQQLAPATITTTCSSSSTSAVSNVTGENGGEGVVVAYPAETQQQQQQQQQIEGGEIVATTTTTEVVLPPVVTRKEKKKKRKTKFVASLPADIANDKSLLKYWYKRFSLFSLFDAGIRLDRESWFSVTPEKVAAHTAERCRSDLIVDAFCGCGGNTIQFAFTCQKVIAIDIDPRKIEMAKHNAAVYGVADRIEFITGDFVQLAAAGGGRLKADTVFLSPPWGGPSYMKDEVYDLEQSLLPVPASDLMRAAQQVSNNVVLYLPRNSNTQQLTMLAGPNGAVEIEQNFLDRKLIALTAYYGDLINE from the coding sequence ATGAGTGCATCGGAGGGACACTGGGAACCGCTGGCAGAGATCTATCTGTCGCACCCATCggtgaagaacaaaaaaaagtgcatCTACTGCCTGTGCAGCCGTGTGTTTATCAAGAACTACTACGATGTGTACGTATCGACGCTGGAGCGTGGCGATTCCGTTCCCCAGATAACTTCGATGGAAACACCTACCGCTGCCATCGatgagcaagcaagcaatggTCCCTCTCCTTCGGCAGTCCCACAACCATCGGAAACATCCGGCGAGTGTGAAAGACCCAAGGGCCCTGGGGCCAGTGGCGATGAACCGTTGGATGTGTTGGATCGGGCCGAAGTAGACGACGTTTTCATCGAGCAACCACTGGTCAAGCAGCTCAGCTTTGGTCGTGATGGTTCACGTAAGATGCCCGCAAAGTGGGGCGAGCGGGAACCGTCCTCGGGTACGGTTAGTGATGTGAGCTGCTACTTCAGTGCCAGTGCTAGCCACTCCGATACCAACTACTGCAGTACCGATGAGCACGAGCATGTATTCTACGCTTCGGGTGCAGCAGCCTCACTGGTAACGGCTCATCCGGTTGGTATCGGCTCCGCCAGTAGCACGGCCATCGCTTCCTCGTCCGCACTACACTCCAGCGATAGTGGAGCGGATTTATCGGAGCGACACCATACCGAACGGAAGTACTCTCTGAAGGATCAGTTGCTCGAAGCGAATCGCACCAACCACGAGGCGGACGGTGATCGATTGCGGGAGAAAGCAGCCGGAACCGGATCATCAGGCTCATTTGCGCCGGTTGAACGCAACAACAGTCTTCCGGAGGCATTCGGACGTGAAGATCTGCACGATGCCTGGGAAACGTACTGGAGCAAACACGGTGAAGCCATTATCTGGGCATCCTGGATCGAAAAGTACAGCGATTACATTAACCCGCAGTATCTTGAGCCCACCACCGATCAAGAAGGGCAAGCAACGGGGACAAACACACCGcacgatcgaagcgaagcaacaCCCGGTACGGCGACCGAGGCGGATAGAGATTTCAGCTTCGATCACGATGCTGCCGCAAACGCTAGTGGGACGGAAATCGTCGTATCGGCATGCTCACCGCATCCGTACAACAAGTCCACCTATCAAATGGCCGCCTGGCCCACGGGAggcagtggtgctggtggtggtagtggcatcGATTCCGAGCTACTTTGGAGCACCCATCGAGCAGGGAGCGTCGAAAATGATACGCTACTGAGCCCGCGGTGTGATTCCGTCACCTCGAGCATTCCGCTCACGATCGGTACGACCGATTCCATGACAAACGTTACGCGCATGACGATCTCTAGTTACGATTTCTGCAGCTCGAAGGTCAGCTCGGAAAGTTCCCGGCTTAGCGGTAGCCTGGGCAGCTCCGACGTGTCCACCTCCAGTGAAAGCTCCAACAGCTCGGAGTTACTCGAAACCGAGTATCTGGTCGGTGCGGGTGATGCAGcaggagagggagaaggggatggtgaaggtggtgcgaTCGTCGTACCACCTCCGGACGAGGAGGCCGCCATGGATGGTGAACAGTACTGGCAGATACTGTGGCAACAGCACTTCCAAGAGCTGTACGCCAAGCAGTACCATCGCTTCATGGCCGAGCATGCCAACGATgacccagcagcaccgccggcCCTCctatcatcgacgacgacggtacctGCTGCTACGCACGGGGAATGTAgcaccaaacaccacaaacGTAAACGGAGCAGTAATGGGGCGGGAGGAAGTGGAGCAGAGAAACTACCCGAAATGGTAGCTGGCTTGACGTTAGCCAAAGAGGCAAACAACGATGCAGAAGGTGAACCGATGGATGGGGGAGAGGACGAGAAGAATGAACAGAAATCGGATTGTGCCCTTGTGGCGGAAGATTTATCAGCATCGCTCGCCGCTTACGGGCTACCAACAACATTCGGAAAGCAAACGgcaccaaccggtggtggtgatcgaccGCCAAACGATAAACCGATCACGCTGAAGCGAAGCCACGAAAGCGATACGGAGGAAACACCAAAAGAGCGGCTGAAGGCGGCGTTCGAGCTGATGGGTTATGCGTTTTCCGATCCGGCCAACGATACCGAATCGATTATTAACATTAGTGGCGAGGTGGTTTACCGGAAGAAGCACATACGCCTGCACAACCGGGTGTTGAAGATGAAACACTACGCACCCCAGAGGCACACATACTTTGATGACGATGGgaacgaggtggtggtggccggcaaTGGCGATAAGTCGGATCCGGCGGCCCCCGAAGCGCTACTGCACAGCTCATCCGACGATGAACCGGCGAATCTGGGCAATGTTGCTGCGCGAACGCAGAATGTCCGCTCGAGCACAATTCTTGACCTCAACCAACAGCTCGCACcagcaaccatcaccaccacctgcagcagcagcagcaccagtgctGTTTCAAATGTCACCGGTGAGAACGGTGGTGAGGGTGTTGTGGTGGCTTATCCCGCAgagacccagcagcagcagcagcagcagcagcagatcgaggGCGGTGAAATCGtcgcaacaaccaccacaaccgaggTAGTGCTGCCGCCAGTCGTcacgagaaaggaaaagaaaaagaaacgaaagaccAAGTTCGTCGCCAGTCTGCCGGCCGACATTGCCAACGATAAGTCGCTGCTCAAGTACTGGTACAAGCGCTTTTCCCTCTTCTCACTGTTCGATGCGGGCATACGGCTCGATCGGGAGTCCTGGTTTTCGGTGACACCGGAAAAGGTGGCCGCACATACGGCCGAACGCTGCCGCTCGGATCTGATCGTCGATGCGTTCTGTGGGTGCGGTGGCAACACGATCCAGTTTGCGTTCACCTGCCAGaaggtgatcgcgatcgatatCGATCCACGCAAGATCGAAATGGCCAAACATAATGCGGCCGTCTACGGGGTggcggatcggatcgagttCATTACCGGAGACTTTGTGCAgctggctgctgccggtggtggccggctgAAGGCAGACACCGTGTTCCTATCGCCACCGTGGGGTGGACCGAGCTATATGAAGGATGAAGTGTACGATCTGGAGCAATCGTTGCTGCCGGTTCCCGCTAGCGATCTGATGCGAGCGGCGCAACAAGTAAGCAACAACGTGGTCCTCTACCTGCCACGAAACTCCAACACCCAGCAGCTAACGATGCTTGCCGGACCGAACGGGGCGGTTGAGATTGAGCAAAACTTTCTGGATCGCAAGTTGATCGCACTCACGGCTTACTATGGCGATTTGATCAACGAGTAG